From one Zhongshania sp. R06B22 genomic stretch:
- the traF gene encoding conjugal transfer protein TraF produces MYKIPLFLMLLSLAASNLTAETRHDIVRAIANPAHTEFFSEADPFLISIGGKVYLDDSDDLLGEVQKTVNMTVEALSSQGLFLLIPGQQQPLIDQLKKVDGKSVLTIANVNTAISIPSDKHALQLNINASGRGAGTFVFDPEDEQTLQLAAAGLLLGASDLKSRVVASLLIVSDVGLSYSRPFFSSTSIKWGTAIKLQSITLIERTRRITEYEESELLSWQRDVKTQYHANADLGLTWQRDALELSAAVINVNPGEFRGPLNGRYNMRPAVKIGGVYNPGRIGFDFNWDVTPDEGFGVSEDLQTASLATRYLLQDNLVFGLGYHHVQKGNFVDSVEAKLRYQFSSIYFEASGRFATGSIGGGLQAQMMF; encoded by the coding sequence GTGTATAAAATTCCGCTTTTCCTTATGCTATTGAGTTTGGCAGCCTCCAATTTGACAGCAGAAACAAGGCACGACATTGTTCGTGCAATAGCCAACCCAGCACATACCGAATTTTTTAGTGAAGCGGATCCTTTTCTTATCTCTATCGGAGGAAAAGTGTATCTAGATGATAGTGACGATTTACTAGGCGAGGTGCAGAAAACGGTGAATATGACCGTGGAGGCTCTTTCGTCTCAGGGACTGTTTTTGCTGATTCCAGGTCAACAGCAACCCCTCATTGATCAGCTAAAAAAGGTGGATGGCAAAAGTGTACTAACAATCGCTAACGTCAATACTGCTATAAGTATTCCAAGTGATAAACATGCACTACAGCTTAATATTAATGCCTCAGGAAGAGGGGCTGGAACATTCGTGTTCGACCCTGAAGACGAACAAACTCTTCAACTCGCTGCAGCTGGCTTATTGCTAGGTGCTTCTGATCTTAAGTCTAGGGTGGTTGCATCGCTACTAATAGTAAGCGATGTGGGCCTTTCGTATTCACGACCGTTCTTTTCAAGTACTTCTATAAAATGGGGTACGGCAATAAAGTTACAGAGTATTACTCTTATAGAACGAACCCGACGGATCACTGAATACGAAGAAAGTGAACTCCTTAGTTGGCAGCGAGACGTAAAAACGCAGTATCACGCAAATGCGGATTTAGGGCTGACTTGGCAAAGGGACGCTTTGGAATTATCGGCCGCAGTAATAAACGTTAACCCTGGTGAATTTCGCGGCCCACTGAACGGGAGATATAATATGCGGCCGGCAGTGAAGATAGGCGGAGTATATAATCCTGGCCGAATAGGTTTTGATTTCAATTGGGATGTAACACCCGATGAGGGATTTGGCGTATCCGAAGATTTACAAACCGCGTCGCTTGCCACACGTTATCTCCTTCAAGATAACTTGGTATTCGGTCTTGGCTACCATCACGTTCAGAAAGGTAATTTCGTTGACTCGGTAGAAGCCAAACTTAGATACCAATTCAGCTCTATATATTTTGAAGCCTCTGGACGTTTTGCAACCGGTTCTATCGGTGGCGGCTTGCAAGCGCAAATGATGTTTTGA